The nucleotide sequence tttgcgcttgctttctcatcttcaagcatgatcttcttttcacgagccaagtccataactttgtccttgaagacaaagcacttctccagagggtggctcacaagtcgatggtatttgcagtaatttgggtcatttgttttcccagcttcatttggtcgcttcatctccgcaagctcaataagatttaactcgaggagttcttcaaaaatagctggcatatcagaatccagaaatggatactctttctcttgcatttcttttagagtcaactttccacttggcttatcttgaaaagaagtggatttcatactccgcttcttgctcaccttcgttaTGAACTTCACAagtgatgtgttgacattcacGGCTTTTTTGTTTTCAGAtttgggtacgaacttgccccaTTTCCTAACTTCTTGCTTGTCGTTCCCTTtgcgaggctcatagataggcaaccttttatttccagcggaggccatgctcaactccatgtcatgggcacgagtcgcaagttcttcaaatgtgccaggattgataccttgcaagatgtagcgtaATCCCCAATGCAtaccttggatgcacatctctatgacCGAAGCTTAACTAAGCATGTCTTTGCaattgaggcttgcattcctccaatgaTTGATAAAATCGATAACTAGTTCACCCTTTcattgacgagtatttgtaagttctatcatactcacagtacgTCTCGTACTATAAAAGAGATTGAGaattcttgctctagttgatcccagttATCAACAGATCTAGCCTCAAGGTACgtgtaccaatcaaaagcatttccttttaatgTGCGGACAAACTGCTTaacgaggtaatctccataaatCCTGGCATTGTTGCATGTCTCAGCGAAGTGCACCACATGTTTCTTTGGATTGCCTttgccatcaaactgttgaaattttggaggttgatagccagcgggcatcttcaacatatcgatccttgAAGTGTACGGCTTTGCGTAGGTAAAGGGGGACTTGGaagcaacttcatatttgttttttatagtcccttcaatgaactcttttagttgattgattggaatcatcccttccgaAGAGACTGGAATTTCCTTAGTGGATGCAACTTATCGTAGGTGAGGATCAATCTCTTGAACTTTTGGGAGTTTGccaggtgcatgggtggattcttcttccatcaagattcccaccctatcTGTTAGCTTTTcgattctagcatcttgattttgcatgcatttggtcaagccagcgattgcttccgtcaattttgccaactgctcctccgcagatgaagtgtttgtcaccatggcttgcatgattatCGTGGACGATGGAAAGTAGCATGGATTTTCgcacagattgatccttgattggctaacgctatgtggtgtaagtagggaggatccatcacttgaagcattgtcatcttccttcacagcagagtgcttggatcaggagaggtcaagcagagcaagagttttcttgattttTTCAGCTACATCTCTTCCTCTTTCGGGTGCGTTTGTgaaagatcttgctccttttgaggagaagatccgaaaacaggggttgatgcggacgacacttggggtgcttgttgtcctaacgagcttgatttgctcctcgtaactggtccaaagcttccaCAGGTAACTTCGAGTATgttttccacatcagcatagaacttggaattagcagccttggtggaggTTGAACTGGAGTTGATTTTATTTGAAGCCATTTCGATgctcttgaactttggtgattgaaaagttgagatgagaggtagagattgtcccactgggcgtgccagaatttgtagacaataaatttgcgtctagaaaataaaatcaagaccgaaaaatattgcaacaatcgtagtattttatttcaaatatttgagtgttacaatctctatgaatcccctgattcttcttttcaatagtaaataaaagagcttttgagcttaatcttgaattttattttatttaatacaAGTGCTTGAGCCCTGATCTTAATCTTGACGTATTTTTAATCCAAGGGCTTGCTgcttgttcttgaatcttcgtcTTGATCTTGTAGATTTTAGAGAAATCTGCAActtttgatccacgagctctctcttgcttcttgttataatttCTGATGTCTTTCTGTATTATGAAGaactctatttatagttgtgggagggaaaaGTTATGATAAGaataaactctttccgaccaatcaaattgaagtgtgacgaggccgcatttgattggccagaacatgtcacttacacacgtggcgcgatttaattagccttttaatgtgacttagcatgccttgtcattttgacatgtggtACAATCCTATTGGCTCTTTTATTTGACTTGGTGCGCcacatcatttgacacgtggcaccaaactaagcttctaggaagatgacatataTGGGCCTAATGAAGTGTGCTTGTCATTTGTAGCCCAACTAAATGgactagcccaatggattaagacttatttatttaaggattagttacctcctatagcaaaggttgataccttatttattttaaataaatacccttttaaaaaattatattccatagctaccttttgattttttatagccaaatatctatttatggtcacctcctacccttaagccataaaataagctttgtattatttttctctctcccctCAAATTTCTCGTATCCCCTACCCCATATCTTCAGCCGAGGACCCTAAAAAGGCTGCCCATCCCCAATCTCACACCCTCCAGCAGCCACATCTCGTTCTCATTCTCTTCAATGGAGGATATTGAAGATATTGAATAATTTTGCAGGAGCTTATTCACTAAGCCTCGTAAATAGTAAGGTAAAGGATTCAACGCTCCCCCAGAAAATTTCTGGTCCTTTTTTGcgtaaaaatgcaaaaattggaAAACATATATCCGCCGccataaaaatgcaaaaattgtaaAGAATAGGTTTTTTGAAGCGCACGTGAGGGTATTATGGTAACATGAACAGTGGCGTTTCGAGTCAGAATCGCGGCCCTTTCGACGAGATGACATTAGGGTTGTTCTTGAACGAAGACGACGGAgttttggggctgagcaacttgaattttttgttaatatatttcaatgtatctcgctgtatttccatctatttcattgtattcatcgtcttttttttcattgtatttcaatgtatctcgctgtattccacgtatttcattgtattcactgtctcgttgtattccatgaatgtattcatatattttttttaattaatataatttatgtattcagctgtatatatgtatttaaattgctctgtttttgttgtatttatcggCTGGGAAAAATATTCagcatattttctttgaagaTTGTTATGcttttggggtgtttttcggttgagaatcttttttataactgaaaatacaaattttgtgtgttatatttaagtttgttgagttatattaggagtctattatattaattgattcactttccgtttaaaaatagtgtaatcccctgtttcacgccgtgaatacagtcgaatacaataatttatCCAGCTGTAATCacatgtttcacgccatgaatacagtcaaatacactcgaatacaaacATTTGTCTAGCTATAATCCCATATTTCACGCCTAgaaatgctactgtattcatgaatacagtagcttaaatacatcgaatacattctaaaaaaatctcaaaacatagctataggaagtaatatagtaaatggtagctacaactagctaaaaaccactaaaacatagtggtttctgaaagttTCTCCTTATTTTATCCATATATTGGACTTATTATCCAACtatattagcccaataaatttatttgaactaatatatcttgaatttaaaatatagtcccaACTATTTTACGGATTTAATTcctataaaatttatatgcctacaataTTACTTCACCTCTATATTCCATAAATTATGCAAAAAATTAGGTATCTCTACAAGacaaaaaattgataaaaaagtTGGAGAAAATATAAACTTAAGTAGTAATAGTTAATTAGGTAAAAGCTAGAAATCTAATTCATTTGCACTGTAGATTAAAAAGAGCTGCTAAAAAAGTTTAATATTTGAATATTAGAAAAATATAAATCATAAATTTATATGAGGTTTTGTAAAAATTGTATGAAATTACTTCTATAACAAAGGAGatacttttgatttttttaactACAAGAGAGAGTCTTCTTGAATCTCATACCTACAaaaagtttctacaattttttatttattttaccaTCTTAAAAATTACTTACTCCATTGAAAGTTTATTAACaggaaaaaaggaaataaaaggtACAATCACAGCAAACGTAAAGTACAACTGAGATAGTGAAGGAGAAGCCGGCATTAAAACTTAAAAAAGGAACTCCGTATTTAGGACACCACCCCGGCGGCGAATTGGAAGAGAAATCGCATAATCTGATCAGGTACGCCCCATCTAATTTGAGCTTGTTTCTTGTTCActggaaaaaaaaacttttttttaactttcaattttattttcacTTGCAATTGCTGGATTTTGCAATTTATCAGCAagtcaaaaaacaaaacaaaaaaaaaataaaaatgcaagaaCCTAAATTGGTTGGTCCACACACTTGTTTTGCTTTCTCGGTGGTTGGTaatactgttttttttttttttttttactttgttaGTGTGTTTGTTGATACTTTTATGCTATAATATAGCTACATTTATCATTCTTGTTATTAGATTAGAACTTTAAGAAAACGAAATGAAAACTCacccaaaagaacaaaaagaatagAACTTTGACTGCTATTTCTGTGAGATTATCAGTTATGGAGTAAGTTCTTGTTTTTTTCCCACTCCATAATGCAAGACTTTAAAATGCTATGTTATAACTCATAAACTTTTAATCCTGCTAATAGCTTAAGATCAATTATGTAGTCCAAAATTAGTGATTGAACAAAATGTTATCTcttaaagaataaaaatatttattattgcTGTTTTCCCCCCTTTTTCACAGCAAAGTAGATTTCACCGGCGCTGTTGTTCAACTCAGAGCATTGTTCATAATGGAGCAAGATAGGTTTGTGCCTCTTGTAACTACTTACttcattgttttgacttttttGGACGGTTAAAAGTGCTTAATTacattcaaacatccattgctAGTCTAAAGTCCAAAATCATAGCTATGATTAAGGAAGATTGAGGTCATTTTTTCTGTTGACATTATTGATTTAATTCGTTGTCATCCTTTCATCTCCTATATGGCCCTTTTTGCTTATGTTTTTCTTGCATTTATGTCATTTGCTAGTCTAAAGTCTAAACTCATAGCAGGTTAAATTCTCCACACACTTCAGCCATTTGCCTTGAAGTTCTAGGCCATCAACTTCAGTTTTGCCAGGTAATTAGGCATTCGAATATGGTCTGcgtcctttcttttcttttggctaTGATAGTGACTCCTTGAGCCGTATCCATTTCTGTATTTTCATGCCATTCAAATTTGGCACCTCTATTGAGGTACTGCATGTATTGCATTTTTttaattgagaaataaggaacaCGAGAATCatgattttcattttaatttgACTTAAAGAAATCAAAATTATGGAGTGAACATCAACAATCTCCAAAGAGAGCCGTTAGCTTTCACTGACAGTGATACTTGTCCTCATTCCTTCAGTTCATCAAGGAGATTCCGGGTTTACCAAAAACTGCATGGATATAAGTTTTTACTTGCTGTCTCTTGTCAAAATATATTCCTTACTGTCTTATTAACTTCTGTTTGAAGGTCTGCTCTCCTCTAATTTCCGCTAGTATATCTTGAATTGTTGGCCTTTCTTTGTTGTTTTAAATTATGACAGGATCCCAATTCGAAGCATTTAGGCACAACTGTTTGGGATGCATCAATGGTTTTAGTAAAATTTCTGGTAAGGATTAAAGTCCCCTCTGATACACTTCAGCTTCAACGCAGCTATTTTCGATTTGCTATTATAGGTTTCTAATTTACTCTAAGACTTGCTCAGAAATGTCTGTCCTTGCCATGATACTATACTCCTCTTTTTCATCTTTCTTAATCCCTGCTGTAATTTTTcatcttcttttcccttttctggCTGGTGATTATGATAGAGGGAACACTGACTTTAAAAATTGAGTCTGTTCagttattcatgcttttatacaCTTACTAATATTTACAGTTTGAGCATTCCTATTCCTTCAGTTTTGAGGTTATCATCTGGGAActtatttatttgaaattatagGAAAAAAACTGTCGAAAGGGGAGGTTTTCTCCATCTAAATTGAGAGGAAAGCGTGTGATTGAACTTGGAGCAGGTTGCGGTGTTGCAGGATTTGGTAAGCTGCCTTTATTTTGTTAGGCTCAGTTCTTTTAGATGCCATTTACAGTGGGGCAGTTATTGTCTGAGATCGACCAAATCTCTCCACAGGCATGGCATTGCTTGGATGTGATGTTGTTTCAACTGACCAAACCGAGGTTTTGCCATTGCTGATGAGAAACGTGGAGCGTAATACTTCCAGGATAATGCAGACAGGCTCAGGTTCAGGTTTCAGCTTAATGTGCCATTTGTATCATTTTAGCTTTTTGTACTGTATACTCTTTGTCATTTGTCGTTTGTTTTGGCACTGCTAATTAAACTCTGTTCTGTTGATATCTTCTAAGAACCTAACTTTACCTGTTAACCTAATGGTGTTTCGTTCTATCAAACAGAAAGCTGCAAACTGGAATTGAATTTTGAGAGGATGTTGTTGTATTTACTATGACCGACTGAAAGCTCTATTCCTTGTAGACTCATTTGGTTCCATCGAGGCTGCAGAGTTGGACTGGGGTAATGAGAATCATATAAAGGCTGTTGAACCTCCATTCGATTATATCATTGGGACTGATGTTGTAAGTTTTATCATCGATAGGGTAGTGGAATTCTATTTGCTCCTTCACTGGCCTTTGC is from Nicotiana tabacum cultivar K326 chromosome 18, ASM71507v2, whole genome shotgun sequence and encodes:
- the LOC107788305 gene encoding uncharacterized protein LOC107788305 isoform X1, whose product is MDKVDFTGAVVQLRALFIMEQDRLNSPHTSAICLEVLGHQLQFCQDPNSKHLGTTVWDASMVLVKFLEKNCRKGRFSPSKLRGKRVIELGAGCGVAGFGMALLGCDVVSTDQTEVLPLLMRNVERNTSRIMQTGSGSDSFGSIEAAELDWGNENHIKAVEPPFDYIIGTDVVYAEHLLEPLLQTIIALSGPKTTILLGHEIRSTIVHEKMLEMWKSNFEVKTVPKAKMHSTYQHPSIQLYIMGFKPQGNTSGIVTEMAQQQTEEVGERETMHGPEEDDSNYGFNKDDATDNEGKVDKNLVLDVESRKLSDWEARRCGAMAARLLSDVKIT
- the LOC107788305 gene encoding uncharacterized protein LOC107788305 isoform X2, translated to MDKVDFTGAVVQLRALFIMEQDRLNSPHTSAICLEVLGHQLQFCQDPNSKHLGTTVWDASMVLVKFLEKNCRKGRFSPSKLRGKRVIELGAGCGVAGFGMALLGCDVVSTDQTEVLPLLMRNVERNTSRIMQTGSDSFGSIEAAELDWGNENHIKAVEPPFDYIIGTDVVYAEHLLEPLLQTIIALSGPKTTILLGHEIRSTIVHEKMLEMWKSNFEVKTVPKAKMHSTYQHPSIQLYIMGFKPQGNTSGIVTEMAQQQTEEVGERETMHGPEEDDSNYGFNKDDATDNEGKVDKNLVLDVESRKLSDWEARRCGAMAARLLSDVKIT